One region of Sardina pilchardus chromosome 18, fSarPil1.1, whole genome shotgun sequence genomic DNA includes:
- the zswim8 gene encoding zinc finger SWIM domain-containing protein 8 isoform X6, whose protein sequence is MELMFAEWEDGERFSFEDSDRFEEDSLCSFISEAESLCQNWRGWRKQSAGPNSPTVKIKDGQVIPLVELSAKQVAFHIPFEVVEKVYPPVPEQLQLRIAYWSFPENEEDIRLYSCLANGSPDEFQRGEQLYRIKAVRDPLQIGFHLSATVVSQQAGQSKGAYNVAVMFDRCRITSCSCTCGAGAKWCAHVVALCLFRIHNASAVCLRAPVSESLSRLQRDQLQKFAQYLISELPQQILPTAQRLLDELLSSQSTAINTVCGAPDPTAGPSASDQSTWYLDESTLSDNIKKTLHKFCGPSPVVFSDVNSMYLSSTEPPAAAEWACLLRPLRGREPEGIWNLLSIVREMFKRRDSNAAPLLEILTEQCLTYEQIIGWWYSVRTSASHSSASGHTGRSNGQTEVAAHACASMCDEMVVLWRLAVLDPTMSPQRRLELAAQLKQWHLKVIEIVKRGQHRKSLDKLFQGFKPAVESCYFNWEVAYPLAGITYSSTDKKSASFCWARAVQQQRGAKAGLSGDQQEPGGGGGGGGGGRAVGCDGGPYDHKPRSGYQPQQEVAVRPKETIVSKRKGLSAVGGAGVMMRLGGGVSLALEGEGKGVYKTVASSSSSSGSKAKLAQGGKVSGGGGGGGGGGGGGGGGGGGGGSGGKHPSAKRRTSSEDSSLEPDMAELSLDDGSSLALGAEASNTNSFDFLPPPPEMLPSPSPLLREPRKYGGGGGGGGGSGGSSSSKERVFEGKRVSHAPGPPAAEAPAFSKECALPGAAASATAAAAAAGAPAADKEVEVEAELEENGGEDDGLPDDARPSTSSSAAAAPAPTLSAPVTGKPPRGARREGEGSGAAAGPPGPEGAGAAAAAGGAGGDPIGEDDYQAYYLSAASEEGGDRGAPDNNHEEEPDIFAGIKPLEQEGRMEVLFACAEALYAHGYSNEACRLAVELASDLLANPPDLKVEQPQTKGKKSKVSTSRQTQVATNTLSKAAFLLTVLSERLELHHLAFNMGMFSLELQRPPASTKALEVKLAYQESEVVALLKKIPLGVVEMSLIRDRAEQLRDGNFCDYRPVLPLMLASFIFDVLCTPAVSPTGSRPPSRNRNTEMPGDEELGFEAAVAALGMKTTVSEAEHPLLCEGTRREKGDLALALMITYKDDQSKLKKILDKLLDRESQTHKPQTLSSFYSSKPAAGSQKSPSKHSAAHAHAHAHASSHSAHSASQGGGVSKHAASSAAAPVASAVSGGAAASSSSSQGVAGGCASGQQGALGGAGTVQNAAAVAATATGDAIAGESRDQDGAQPSSCEQPNEAAPFKPEGTVPSRLALGGRGAYSGRCWGSPVRQKKKHTGMASIDSSAPETTSDSSPTLSRRPLRGGWAAASWGRGQDSDSISSSSSDSLGSSSSSGSRRAGGGARAKSTDTSRYKGRRPECHAPHVPNQPSEAAAHFYFELAKTVLIKAGGNSSTSIFTQPSASGGHQGPHRNLHLCAFEIGLYALGLHNFVSPNWLSRTYSSHVSWITGQAMEIGSAALNILVECWDGHLTPPEVASLADRASRARDPNMVRAAAELALSCLPHAHALNPNEIQRALVQCKEQDNVMLEKACMAVEEAAKGGGVYPEVLFEVAHQWYWLYEQTVGGGSGSQREVPARCGANGGSARRQQESGCSVLEGGGTMDQQSMAAVTASVTAAAVVPVISVGSTIYQSHTLPGAAMAHTQGLHPYTTIQAHLPTVCTSQYLGHPLQHVPRPAVFPVPGAAYPQGMHPAFIGAQYPFSVATGPPMAATAVTFPGVPVPSMTQITVHPYHTETGLPLGTTVAGGVHSSSTIQAIPALPGLASQPTSLVSAPFPTEDEQHSQPISQQGLHYLHSAYRVGMLALEMLGRRAHNDHPNNFSRSPPYTEDVKWLLGLAARLGVNYVYQFCVGAAKGVLSPFVLQEIIMEALQRLNPAHIHAHLRTPAFHQLVQRCQQAYLQYIHHRLIHLTPADYDDFVNIIRSARGAFCLTPVGMMQFNDVLQNLKRGKQTKELWQRISLEMATFSP, encoded by the exons ATGGAACTAATGTTCGCGGAGTGGGAAGACGGAGAGCGATTCTCCTTCGAAGACTCCGACCGGTTTGAGGAGGACTCGCTCTGCTCTTTCATATCCGAGGCAGAGAGTCTCTGTCAGAattggagagggtggagaaaaCAGTCCGCTGGGCCCAATTCTCCTACAGTAAAGATCAAAG ATGGCCAGGTAATCCCTCTGGTGGAGCTGTCTGCCAAGCAGGTAGCGTTCCACATCCCATTTGAGGTGGTGGAGAAGGTGTACCCCCCTGTGCCAGAGCAGCTGCAGCTCCGCATTGCCTACTGGAGCTTTCCAGAAAATGAGGAAGACATCAG GCTCTACTCCTGTCTGGCCAATGGGAGTCCAGATGAATTTCAACGAGGGGAACAGCTCTACAGGATAAAGGCCGTGAGAGATCCCCTGCAGATTG GCTTCCATCTCAGCGCCACCGTGGTGTCCCAGCAGGCCGGGCAGTCCAAGGGCGCCTACAATGTGGCCGTCATGTTCGACCGCTGCCGCATCACTTCCTGCAGCTGCACCTGTGGCGCCGGGGCCAAGTGGTGCGCCCACGTGGTGGCCCTCTGCCTCTTCCGCATCCACAAC GCCTCCGCCGTCTGTCTGCGAGCGCCGGTGTCCGAGTCGCTGTCCAGGCTGCAGAGGGACCAGCTGCAGAAGTTTGCCCAGTACCTCATCAGTGAGCTTCCGCAACAG ATATTGCCCACAGCACAGAGGCTTCTGGATGAACTCCTGTCCTCCCAGTCCACTGCCATCAACACAGTCTGTGGAGCCCCAG ATCCCACAGCCGGACCATCCGCCTCAGATCAGAGCACCTGGTACCTGGACGAGTCCACGCTCAGCGACAACATCAAGAAGACGCTGCACAAgttttgtggcccctcaccagTAGTGTTCAG CGATGTGAACTCCATGTACCTGTCGTCCACGGAGCCCCCGGCTGCAGCCGAGTGGGCCTGCCTGTTACGGCCACTGCGGGGGCGGGAGCCCGAGGGCATCTGGAACCTTCTGTCCATCGTCAGGGAAATGTTTAAGAGGAGGGACAGCAACGCCGCGCCTCTGCTGGAGATACTCACAGAGCAGTGTCTCACGTATGAACAG ATCATTGGCTGGTGGTACAGCGTGCGCACCTCGGCCTCCCACAGCAGTGCCAGCGGGCACACAGGCCGCAGTAACGGGCAGACGGAGGTGGCGGCGCATGCCTGTGCCAGCATGTGTGACGAGATGGTGGTGCTGTGGAGGCTGGCTGTGCTCGACCCCACCATGAGCCCACAGAG aCGCCTGGAGCTTGCAGCCCAGCTCAAGCAATGGCACCTGAAAGTGATCGAGATCGTCAAGCGCGGTCAGCACCGCAAGTCCTTGGACAAGCTCTTCCAGGGCTTCAAGCCGGCCGTGGAGTCCTGCTACTTCAACTGGGAGGTGGCCTACCCGCTGGCCGGCATCACCTACTCCAGCACCGACAAGAAGAGCGCCTCCTTCTGCTGGGCCAGGGCAGTGCAGCAGCAGCGCGGGGCCAAGGCCGGCCTGAGCGGGGACCAGCAGGagcccggaggaggaggaggaggaggaggaggaggaagggcggTGGGGTGTGACGGGGGCCCGTACGATCACAAACCTCGCAGCGGCTACCAGCCCCAGCAGGAAGTGGCCGTCCGGCCCAAGGAGACCATCGTGAGCAAGAGGAAAGGTCTGTCGGCCGTGGGAGGGGCCGGGGTGATGATGCGCCTGGGAGGAGGCGTGTCTCTCGCTCTGGAGGGCGAGGGGAAGGGCGTGTACAAGACGGtggcctcttcctcttcctcgtcggGGAGCAAGGCCAAGCTGGCGCAGGGCGGGAAGGTGtccggcggaggaggaggtggaggaggtggcggaggaggaggaggaggaggcggcggcggagggGGAAGCGGGGGCAAGCACCCCAGTGCCAAGCGCCGCACCAGCAGCGAGGACAGCTCCCTGGAGCCCGACATGGCCGAGCTGAGCCTGGACGACGGCTCCAGCCTGGCGCTGGGCGCGGAGGCCAGCAACACCAACAGCTTCGACTTCCTCCCGCCGCCGCCCGAGATGCTGCCCTCGCCCAGCCCGCTGCTCCGAGAGCCGCGCAAGTACGGgggcggaggaggcggcggcggcggcagtggcGGTAGCAGCTCGTCCAAGGAGCGGGTCTTCGAGGGCAAGCGCGTCTCCCACGCCCCCGGGCCACCCGCGGCCGAGGCGCCCGCGTTCTCGAAGGAGTGCGCTCTGCCTGGGGCTGCTGCttccgccaccgccgccgctgctgctgcaggggcGCCTGCTGCCGACAAggaagtggaggtggaggccgAGCTGGAGGAGAACGGAGGCGAGGACGACGGCCTGCCAGACGACGCCCGgccttccacctcctcctccgccgccgccgcgcccgCTCCAACTCTCTCTGCGCCCGTCACGGGCAAGCCGCCGCGAGGGGCCCGCAGGGAAGGAGAGGGCAGCGGGGCCGCCGCAGGACCCCCGGGCCCCGAGGGAGCGGgagcggccgccgccgccggtggTGCCGGAGGAGACCCGATCGGGGAGGACGACTACCAGGCCTACTACCTGAGCGCCGCctcggaggaggggggggaccGGGGCGCCCCCGACAACAATCACGAGGAGGAGCCGGACATCTTCGCCGGCATCAAACCGCTGGAGCAGGAGGGGCGCATGGAG GTGCTGTTTGCGTGTGCGGAGGCTCTGTATGCCCACGGCTACAGTAACGAAGCCTGCCGATTGGCTGTGGAGTTGGCCAGCGACTTGCTAGCCAATCCTCCCGACCTGAAGGTGGAGCAGCCACAAACAAAG GGTAAGAAGAGCAAGGTGTCGACCAGCCGTCAGACTCAGGTGGCCACCAACACGCTGTCCAAAGCAGCCTTCCTGCTGACGGTGCTGAGCGAGCGGCTGGAGCTGCACCACCTGGCCTTCAACATGGGCATGTTCTCCCTGGAGCTGCAGCGGCCCCCCGCCTCCACCAAGGCCCTCGAG gtTAAGCTGGCGTATCAGGAGTCGGAGGTGGTGGCCCTGCTGAAGAAGATCCCGCTGGGCGTGGTGGAGATGAGCCTGATCCGGGACCGGGCCGAGCAGCTGCGCGACGGCAACTTCTGCGACTACCGGCCCGTGCTGCCCCTCATGCTGGCCAGCTTCATATTCGACGTGCTCTGCACCCCAG CGGTGTCTCCCACGGGCTCCCGCCCCCCCAGCCGAAACCGGAACACGGAGATGCCGGGCGACGAGGAGCTGGGCTTTGAGGCTGCCGTGGCGGCGCTGG gcatgaAGACCACAGTGAGTGAAGCGGAACACCCCCTGCTGTGTGAAGGCACCAGGAGGGAGAAAGGCGACCTGGCGCTGGCTCTCATGATCACCTACAAGGACGACCAGAGCAAGCTGAAAAAG ATTCTGGACAAGCTGTTGGACCGTGAGAGCCAGACCCACAAGCCCCAGACGCTGAGCTCCTTCTACTCCAGCAAGCCGGCGGCCGGCAGCCAGAAGAGCCCGTCCAAGCACTCGGCGGCCCACGCCCACGCGCACGCCCACGCCTCCTCGCACTCGGCCCACTCGGCCTCGCAGGGCGGCGGCGTCTCCAAGCACGCCGCGTCGTCCGCCGCCGCCCCTGTGGCCTCCGCCGTCAGCGGGGGCGCGGCCGCCTCCTCGTCCTCATCCCAGGGCGTGGCGGGAGGATGCGCGTCCGGGCAGCAGGGGGCGCTAGGGGGCGCCGGCACGGTGCAGAACGCAGCGGCGGTAGCTGCCACGGCAACGGGAGACGCCATCGCGGGAGAGAGCAGGGATCAAG ACGGAGCGCAGCCCTCCTCGTGCGAGCAGCCGAACGAGGCGGCCCCCTTCAAGCCCGAGGGCACGGTGCCCAGCCGCCTGGCGCTGGGGGGGCGCGGGGCCTACAGCGGCCGCTGCTGGGGCTCCCCCGTGCGGCAGAAGAAGAAGCACACAG gcatggCGAGCATCGACAGCAGCGCCCCGGAGACCACCTCGGACAGCTCGCCCACCCTCAGCCGCCGCCCGCTGCGCGGGGGCTGGGCGGCCGCCTCCTGGGGGAGGGGTCAGGACAGCGACAGCATCAGCAGCTCCTCGTCCGACTCCCTGGGCTCGTCCTCGTCCAGCGGCTCTCGCCGCGCTGGAGGAGGGGCCAGAGCCAAAAGCACCGACACCAGCAG GTATAAAGGGCGTCGCCCCGAGTGCCACGCGCCGCACGTGCCCAATCAGCCCTCGGAGGCGGCGGCTCACTTCTACTTCGAGCTGGCCAAGACGGTGCTCATCAAGGCGGGCGGCAACAGCTCCACGTCCATCTTCACGCAGCCCTCGGCCAGCGGCGGCCACCAGGGCCCCCACCGCAACCTGCACCTCTGTGCCTTCGAGATCGGCCTGTACGCGCTGGGCCTGCACAACTTCGTCTCGCCCAACTGGCTGTCCAGGACCTACTCCTCCCATGTGTCCTggatcacag GTCAGGCCATGGAGATCGGCAGCGCCGCCCTCAACATCCTGGTGGAGTGTTGGGATGGCCACCTCACCCCTCCCGAGGTGGCGTCGCTGGCAGACCGGGCGTCGCGGGCCCGGGACCCCAACATGGTGCGCGCAGCGGCTGAGCTGGCACTGAGCTGCCTGCCCCATGCCCACGCGCTCAACCCCAACGAGATCCAGAGGGCCCTGGTGCAGTGCAAGgagcag GACAACGTGATGCTGGAGAAGGCCTGCATGGCGGTGGAGGAGGCGGCCAAAGGCGGGGGCGTGTACCCCGAGGTGCTGTTCGAGGTGGCGCACCAGTGGTACTGGCTGTACGAGCAGACGGTCGGCGGCGGGTCGGGCTCCCAGCGGGAGGTGCCGGCCCGGTGCGGGGCCAACGGCGGCTCGGCCCGGCGGCAGCAGGAGTCGGGCTGCAGCGTGCTGGAGGGCGGCGGCACCATGGACCAGCAGAGCATGGCGGCGGTCACGGCCTCGGTCACGGCGGCGGCCGTGGTGCCCGTCATCTCGGTGGGCTCCACCATCTACCAGTCGCACACGCTGCCCGGCGCCGCCATGGCGCACACGCAGGGCCTGCACCCCTACACCACCATCCAGGCGCACCTGCCCACCGTGTGCACCTCGCAGTACCTGGGACACCCGCTCCAGCACGTGCCACGGCCCGCCGTCTTCCCCGTACCTGGGGCTGCTTATCCACAG GGGATGCACCCGGCCTTCATTGGTGCCCAGTACCCATTCTCAGTGGCCACTGGCCCCCCGATGGCTGCCACCGCCGTCACCTTCCCAGGGGTCCCTGTGCCGTCCATGACCCAGATCACCGTCCACCCCTACCACACCGAAACGGGGCTGCCGCTCGGCACCACTGTAGCAG GTGGGGTGCATTCAAGCTCTACCATCCAGGCTATTCCCGCCCTTCCGGGTCTCGCCTCCCAGCCCACCTCATTGGTCAGCGCACCCTTTCCCACAGAAGACGAACAGCACAGCCAGCCAATTAGCCAGCAGGGTCTCCACTATTTGCACTCAGCCTACAGAGTTG GTATGCTCGCCCTGGAGATGCTGGGAAGGAGGGCGCACAACGACCACCCCAACAACTTCTCACGTAGCCCTCCCTACACGGAGGACGTCAAGTGGCTTCTGGGGCTGGCGGCTCGTCTGG GTGTGAACTACGTTTACCAGTTCTGCGTGGGCGCTGCCAAAGGCGTGCTCAGCCCGTTCGTGCTGCAGGAGATCATCATGGAGGCGCTGCAGCGGCTCAACCCGGCACACATCCATGCCCACCTACGGACGCCCGCCTTCCATCAGCTCGTGCAGCGCTGCCAGCAGGCCTACCtacag TACATCCACCACCGTCTGATCCACCTGACGCCGGCAGACTACGACGACTTTGTGAACATCATCAGGAGCGCGCGCGGGGCCTTCTGCCTGACGCCGGTGGGCATGATGCAGTTCAACGACGTGCTGCAGAACCTGAAGCGCGGCAAGCAGACCAAGGAGCTGTGGCAGCGCATCTCCCTGGAGATGGCCACCTTCTCCCCCTGA